The Liolophura sinensis isolate JHLJ2023 chromosome 12, CUHK_Ljap_v2, whole genome shotgun sequence genome segment CAGATGTATAATGAGAGCACTCCATTATGGGCCCAGATGTATAATTGAAGCACTCCATTATGGGCCCCGATGTATAATGGGAGTACGCCATTAGATAATGTAAGCCTCATTGTCGATGTTAGTCAATATGTGTcatttcacaatgaaatatGATGCGGAGGTCTACCATTGATGgttttattattaaataaaccAGGCTTGTATTATAGATTAATCAGGTGTAAATGGATTGTCTCACCGTTTTAATCTGCAGATGTTGTTGGCCATTTTATACCCCCCACCCCACAACCCCCCACCCCGCTCCGCCCTTACAATATTGTTGAACTGATTAATCTGTCTATTTGCGTACGGTAATAGGCATTAGGTATTCGAAAAATCTTATTTTGAGAATTGAAAATGAATTGGAATGGCTTTGTGTCTCCACTGGtaccattgtgtttttttttatgagaaaCAGGGCTGTATGTGGTATGGTGTTGTGTTGTAAGGCGTGGTTGTGAAAAGGATTTGTGTAATTATGCATGGTTGTGGAATTTGTATCACAACAATATGTTGTGGAAGACATTTgtgtaatattcttgactgCGGCGTaagacttcagtcaaataaataaataaactagtcCACACTGAGACATTTAAAAACTTTACATGCGCAATTGATTTTCTGACagaacaaattaaaagaaagtGTTTACATATGTGTTAGTAGAGCCGTGTTGATCAGACAAGTCTTTATTACCATCTTACttagttcattttttttgaTCGAAATTCTCACTGCTACTTGTTTGAACTTTATATTCATTGATCGCTATTGGTTCAACTTTCATAAGATATTGTTGCTGCGTAAAATTACATATGTTATCTAGAATGGCTCCAGTAATTTTAAAACTTATCGCTTATCGAAAAGATATGTTTCTTTATTAGCAATGGAATAAAACTTTAACTGGGGGTAAATGGCTTTTGACAACTAGTTTTACTCTGCTGCAGGCTTTCCTAGTAATAACAGATGCTGCTAGGAATAGGGGATTTTGCTTACAATCTATTGTTCTGTTGATGTGAGTATATTTTGTGTACGATCAGTTGTGCTGTTCCTATTAAATGTCGTTTTGTGTATGGTGGAGCAGTGATGTTCTTACGAGCACGACGTTTTATGTACGACAGAATCCCAAGGTATTGTCGTTGAATCTTCCGCTTTGTGTACGAtttatgttgttgctgttgtaaagCATTGTGTGCGATTCACTTTGCTTTTTCTGTGGATATGCTATTTTGTGTAAAGCTAGATGTGCTTCTGCTGCAAATATCGCACCTTaataatgtacagtttacacAACTGCCCTGCAAAGCATAAACATGAGGTTCCATGTACGCTTTGTCATATTGCTGTGAGTATGACATTTGTGTTGTTACAAAAACATGACTTGGAATTATATAACctgtattgtttgtgtttagTCACTTTAGATTTTctctcctatattttgtaaccttatattatatgtattatgtcaTGCTTACTCATATAATGCATTACTTACCCTATaccagtgttgttgttgtgcaccCTATATGTATTCATCTGAAGATGCATCTTTATGGTCCGCAATTTTGAATGACTGTACATAATTTGTACATAGTTTTACTTTTAATATTTGTGGAACTggattgttttgtacatgaataattattgaaGCAGGATATGTAGTGTAATTAGTGTCCAATGTATGATTAACTGCTTTCTTATTACGCACATAACTCCAAgcataataaatatacattgtccaTCATTCTATATGATACAGATAGATTATTCATATCGTTATAACGGCCTCGTCTTACGTGCAAGACCGGAACCCGTCTCACGTGGAAAACCGAAACCCGTCGAGTCGAGTAGTATCCAGATTAAAGTATCCCGGTCCGATGCCATGCCTAACTGagctcaaaatttaaaaccttgttACAGAGCCTattttttggtactggaagttaaAATGTTGGCATACTTGTCCAAAGACAACATTTATGGGATGGTCACATATTAATTTTTGATGCTCAACGTATGCTCTAAATCCCATGTCAAATTTTCAGGTAAGAAAGAAATGGCTGATTGAATCTGCCCGTACACCTCTCTTATGCTTTTTCAGCTTAGCTGAAAATTCAGTACTGGTCGCTTCAATGCCAGTACAATGTAATTTGTTAcagggtgttatgtctggtgtctgacaTGGCGTTCCAAGTGATACAGAACTACAAATATATAGGCATTTCGACAAACCTGGTTCAAGCTTACACCTTCGTTACTTGACCTATATGAAGATAAAAGTGACTTTAATCTCCATGCAAACAGATCAACGCTCACTAATACTTCGAAGGCATCAAAGCAgtagtctttttttcttttgtttcagcaGTACATTTTTGTCTTCAACCCTACGGCTAAATTGGTTATGTTTGTATCATggtttattgtgttttttatatgcCATTAAAGAGTCTATAAAGCAGAACTATGTTTTGTTGGTAACGTTTATGGTTTGTGAATTTCAAACAGCCCTTCATCAAAACAGCCAACCATGTACGATCACATACTTACGTTTCTTATgtttgtagtcttttatatggtGAGATCTTATTCTCCATGTGCTTCGCAATTATCAACCCAAGAGAATTCCTTAACTGTGTATAAGATGTTATTTTAGCAAAATTAACGTACGGTAGCCAAACATTTTCTGGCAAAAGAATTTTCGTCTAAACAAAAGTTAATAGCAATCAGTAAAATACGGCCTATAAGTAAAGATTGGAAATCAGCATATCTGAACAACTAGCCCGGAATTTAACAGCTCCTCTCACTGTTTTACgaatttcatttaattattctTGTATACCGAGGGTATCAACCGGTGTGCTTGTCTGTAACATATTGGAccaattttaattaatttacctCAAATTTTAGGTTCTATGCTTATTTCAAGGACACATCAAGTACATATTTAAGTATATatagtgttttgtgtttttacaggtgTATATTAACTATAAAGGTTTGCATAGTTTACTTAAACTGCCGGTACGATAAATGAACATAAGTCTTTACAAAGGTTTGGATGTGATATGCACGGGTTTGTAGAAGTGAATATGTTTACATTCGTGTCTGTTTGCACGACGGTTAAGCTTATGTAACGGTATTTTATTATGCGTACAACGAACATTGTTCCCATGAGGACATTTGTGCGATATGTTTGTGTGTGCGTACATTCACTTTACATGTTTGGAATATTGCATGTGTACTGTGAAATGCAGGACATTGTGTCTCATTGCAGATTTGTAAATAAACTGTTTCATCATCTTTCATTAAGAGCAATGGTTGTTATGTGTTCTGTGTTTCTGtgatattaaataaatgtatgtatgaatgattgAATGGATTAATGGAGTTTAGCGCCACACTGGCAGTATATCAGCTATGTCGGTGCGAGCACATATAAGGATCAGGTAGACTTTTTGTCTGTCTATATTTAAACAACTGTCCAAAAAAAGGAAGGAGGCATTTAAAATCgaattaagaaaataaagtCAGATTTGTAAAGCcacatcaaatatttttaatttatttatttatttgattggtgttttacgccgtactgaagcatattttacttatacgacggcggccagcattatagtgggaggaaaccgggcaacgcccgggggaaacccacgaccatccgcaggttgctgcagaccttcccacgtacggccggagaggaggtcagcatgagctggatttgaactcacaacgaccgcagtggtgagacaaatatttttaaagctatGGGGGTATTGTACACCGACTACATCTTATGATATTGGCAAATGGCCATATTAAATGTTTCATGAAAATATCGCCAACGATACTGTAGACTATCGAATATGGGCAGAGGCTAAACACTCAATCTGGATATTTCTTGTTTCCTCTCCCGCTGACTTTACCCGCagtattttcaatttttgacgTGAAAATTACCCTCACTTTGGCAGCAAGATACCTAAGGGTTCTGCATTTGGAGATTACGTATCTCTCCTCGTAACATTTGTTAGACGATTTCAATCACGTTACTACTGCAAAACTTTGcgtgtcaaggttatttcatcaaacgccttcacttagtttcttaagtttttcaagtaaatatgtaaagaGCGTCCAGAATCCCTGGCACTTGGTTTCATGACTGCGTCTCACGCCGCTAAACCCGGGGCTAGGGACTGTATACTCATCCTGTTTAATTTGTTTCGCCACGTTaagtacatgaacagttcaaaTCAAAGCCctactgatatacatatttcattatctAACCTGGTACAACCATTTGAATACCGATTTCCCCCTCATTCATCTAGAACATTCCAACATCTCTCCAACACCATTGATAACTGTTGAGTGTTTGTCTTTAAATTATCCCGTCCTAATTACAATTTTTTGGAgagctagtgttaaatgttgttttggaaatggatcttgcgattatcgacttggagcGCCccttacggactacgaatggtatgcGAATGttggacatgacgcttatatatatacttgacTTGAATTACTTGGAACGGCCACATCAGTTGTTTCGACGCACGGATAATGCCATACTGACAGTCAAATGGAACACTGTCTGGATCGATTCTCCCATTAAGTATAAACTTTTGTGGGAATATTTGTTTGAGACATTAAAATGAGTTGaagaatttttaatatttttacaaaagTTAAGTGTCCTTTCATGTTGATTGTCCAGTGCGTGGAAATGACAgcaacaaacaacttttacatCATTTATCCTTGCTCCAATATGATTTCTATTGAATATATTTAGCTTCAATCTTTCTGTCCTTCTCCGCTGAAGCCAAGTGTTCGAATTCGGCTTAAAGTCAGGTATATCATGAAATCTATCTCTTTTCCACCGATGCCAGTCGTTTCGTGGTTTGGTTTCGTTCAGCTATAAACCTGACGCTTTCGAATAAAAGAAATTCTTGACTGCAACGTTCATAAGGCCATCACGTAGACTGAACCTTTAATTAGACAAGAACAACGACTGATGCTTAGCTTCTTATGTGATGGTAATCAATCTTAGGGCTATTGAAAATCAGAATCATGAGGGTAAACCACCTAACTTTGGCGAGTTAGCATCAAAGGTTTTGGAAAGTGGACGTTAGGGTAGGCCTGTTACATGGCGACATAGGCGCGATAAGAGTCGTCTATGTTAACCCACTGTTCTCAGCGCAgcattgcttatttatttatttatttatttatatttttgactggcgttttacaccgaactcaagaatatttcacttatacgacggcggctagcattgaGGTGGTAGTAAACCAGGCAGTGTCCGGGGGAACCCCACGAACATCcagattgctgacaggccttcctaCGTACAACTGAAGAGAGAGCCAATTTgaacaggacttgaactcacaacgaccgcatttgGGAGGGCCCTATCATCGCCTATCAGCCTGTACATCCGACCCCACCATTGCTTAAGCCTGTGAACATTAGCCTTTGGACTAAAAAATCTCTAGCTATTTGACTCACAGTTCTAATTCCAGTGCATGGATAATCTTTTGAACTTGACCTTCACTATTTCACACATCGCCTGCGAGCCGACACACATGACCTTGGCATTGCTTAAGTCTGTTAATCTGACATTCAGAAATTCATACATCCCTAACGTTATTACTTCATGGACATGACTTTTGTTTACTGGTAAACCTTTGAGCAAGACATTTGGAAATTTATGCATCTGTATTTAAgcttttttattcagttttgacATCAGCAACTTGTTTAGTCTATGGATATGACCTTCTGCCCTTTACTGATCTttaactttgtttatttatttcattggtgttttacgccctactcaagaatgtttcacttatacgacggtggacgGCATTATGGAGCTGggcggaaactcacgaccatccgcaagctgctggaagaccttcctacgcacggccggagaggaagccagcatgagctggacttgaactcacagcgaccgcattgttgaaaGGCTTGTCGGACATCGCGCCTCGCTGggatgctaaccccctcagccaagTAGCGTACTgacatttaaaaagaaaaaacataaaaatgatgttaaaatcagatgaaagagcatcaaaacttatctGCAAATATGGCCTTTaatatttttcgattttttttttttttttttttttgaagaaaagtgtatttaaaagtttttttgtatggtgggtatttggaaccacctTTTGGTCTTGATCGTCGTCGCATAATACCACTCTAAACAatgatgtgatgcatgtgtaataaatttatttgaatgtgaatttgttgtttacatccaaACATATGTACTTAATCTGAGTTATGATGAGTTATgatgaatttaatatttatgaaaatattgaaaacataaatgtgattaaaatccaggttgaacacatttgttatctgaaaagaccaaattctagtgcaagtATGTTTATTAAACCTGTGCTACAACctaatttataacattattacacaaagactatatataccaaaagcaggtcccaaatacccaccatacaaacattataTTCAAGTGTCCGTTTACCTTtaaataaaagttgaaaaagtattgaagaccacatttacaacttactttTCGCAGTCTTGCATCTGAACATTATGTAATTTctattttctccacctttaaagaCAAATCGAGATTAAACAGATGGACGATGGAAACCTCTGCCATTGGAGACCGTTTTGACGGAGTAGTTAAGACGAATTTCTTTTAAGGCTAGGTCACATTGGTGCGGGTTCAGCCGGGTCCTTGGCGGGGAGTTTATGCATTCCCCCTGTCACTGTTCGCGGGACGTTGCTGAGAATAAAGCGGACGACTTGTGGACGTGAGGGGAGTttgcttgtcttccaccaatatggtgtgcatatctgtatgtcaaacGTGCAAAACTTAGCCAATAACTTGCCTTAGGTCGGTGGTTTTATTTGTCTCGATATGCATATGCGTCCAGGGTCAAAATTCGCCAGTAACTTTGagaaaggtcggtggttttattTGCCTTAGACCAATATGGtgagcatatctgtacgtcaaaCGTGAAAAAATTCGCCACTAACTTGCTATATGTCAGTGCTTTACCCCGGAACTCCattttcctctacccataaactgATCACCATCGTATAATTAAACAATGTATAACAATCCTTTAGTTTGATGGGGGAATCCTAAAATCTTTACCCCTGCATCACTTCTGTTTTTATCGCTTTTGTTTACCCCGGTTTCTCGCCTGTTTACCCCTGTATCGCGTCTGTTTACCCCTGTACCGCTTCTGTTTACCCCTGTATCGCGTCTGTTTACCCTTGAATTACTTCTGTTTACCTCTGTTTACCCCTGTATCACTTCGGTTTACCCGTGTACGCAAGTTTGTTAACCCTTGAGGCTGGTTTTGTTTAACACGATGTTCTAACTTCGTGCCCTCTTGCAATCCATGGATCCGGCGCTCTCATCTCAGCTGGTTCTGTAGTCAGTCAACCTGGGGTTCTCATCTCAGCTGGTTCTGTAGCCCGTCAACCCGGGCTTCTCATCTCTGCAGGCCAAGTAGCCTGTCAACCCAGTGTCTTCATCTCAGCTGGTTCTGTAGTCTGTGAACCGGGGTTTAAACTCCGCCCGTCCTGTCGCCTGTAAACCGGAGATGAGATGAGAACTCCTGTATTCTGTCAACCCTGGGTTCTCATCTCAGCTGGTCCTGAACTTTGTCAGCCCGGTGTCCTCATCTCAGCTGGTCCTGTAGTCTGTGAAGCCAGGATTCTCATATCACCTGGCCATATAATCTGTGATCCCGGGGTTCTTATCCCAGCATGATCCTGCAGTGTGTCAACCTGGAGGTGGCATCTCAGCTGATCCTGCCTACCGTCAAATCAGAAGGCAGGTCTGACTGCCCTGGGTTCTCATCTGAGCTGGTCCAGCAATCTCTCAGCTGGGGGTAATCATCTGAGCTCGTCCTGCAGTCTGTTAGCCCGGGGTTCTCCTCCCAGCTGGACCAGCAGTCTGTCAGCCTGGGGTTCACATTCAAGCTGGTCACGCCTTTTGTCAACTCGGGGTTATCATCTGAGCTGGTCCTATAGTCTGTCAACTCGGGGTTCTCATCCCAGCAGGTCCAGAAGTCTAACTGCCAGGGGTTCTCATCCCAGCTGGTCCAGCAGTCTGTCAACTCGGGGTTCTCATCCCAGCTGGTCCAGCCTTCTGTCAATTCGGGGTTCTCATCTCAGCAGGTCCAGAAGTCTGACTGCCAGAGGTTCTCATCCCAGCTGGTCCAGCAGTCTGTCAACTCGGGGTTATCATCCCAGCTGGTCCAGCAGTCTGTCAACTCGTGGTTCTCAACTCAGCTGGTCCTATAGTCTGTCAACTCGGGGTTCTCATTCCAGCTGGTCCAGCAGTCTGTCAACTCGGGGTTCTCATCCCAGCTGGTCCAGCAGTCTGTCAACTCGGGGTTCTCATCCCAGCTGGTCCAGCAGTTTGTCAACTCGGGTTTTCATCCCAGCTGGTCCTATAGTCTGTCAACTCGTGGTTCTCAACTCAGCTGGCCCTATAGTCTGTCGACCTCGGGGTTCTCATCTGAGCAGGTCCTATATTCTGTCAATCCCGGGTTCTCATCTAAACTGGTCCTATAGTCTGTTAACCCGGGGTTCTCATCTAGTTCGTAGTAATCtatgtgtcaaaacagacattcgtacaccggCCGTAAACAAGTAAGAACGCCCCAGGTCAATAATGCTTAATAACTAGCATCATTATGTAGTACTACCACCAGAACGACAGCTGTTATCACTGTTACACTATTAATGTTATTACACACGTGTCTTTTCGACATTTTATGGAAACTGTTGGCTACTTCTACTTCCAGGTAGCTACCTTGCGTCagaattatgtatatttttaagaCATTGTGATGCTGATTTATTAACTAAACTGACATTTGGGACTTGACCTGTATATCGGACACTTAGCTACTACTTTTACTGCTACAATTATTACTTCGCATATTACGACTGCTACCACTACCACTACGACTTCTACTACTATTACTGCTTCGAATTCTTCTTTTACCACTATTGCTACTGTTGCATCTACTGCTACTACTGCTATTACTGCTACTATTACACCTACTGCTATTACTACTACTCCTACAGCTACAGCTATTACTGCTACTACTGCTTCTCTTTCTACTACTATTAGATCTACTACTACTGCGACTATTGGTGGTATTACCGCTTCTACTACTGCTGCTACTGCCGCTACTGCTGCTACAGCTATTACTGCTTCTTCTGCTACTGTTGTTACTACTTGTACCACTACTGCTTCTACTATTAATTGCTACTTTTATCTCTATAACAGGGACATAACTGGTAGAAGTATGGATCAAAGAGTTGACTCCCGTTTTCTGACTCCAGTCTACCGGTCTACCAGTTTACCAGCTCACAAACTTCTTTACCTAAAACCTCATAAACTGCCAAATCTATCGCTGCTACAACAACATACGTGTAGCAGGTGGAAGAAAAGATCAAAGAACTGACACGTTTTCTGACTCAATCCACCAGCCTATCAGCTCACGAGCGTTTCAGCCTAAAGCCTCGTTAACATTTAACACGACACGTTTAGTATTTGTTGGGGGAAACcagtgtataaatacatgtgcctTTAGAGACGATTTATTATTCATTAAATATGCTTTTCAGTTCATTTGACATATAATAATTCTGATGAGTTATAAACAGTCATTTGGCACACACTGGTAAAACCATATTGAGGTATAGAGCGAAATAGTTAAATAATCTAAGTGGAGGGAAAAAAGAACACACGAACAAATTCATACGCGAGTGGCACGTTCGATGAACTATGTTTACGAGCGCCTTGTGAATTTCCCCAGCTGTAGTAGGCCCTATATTTCCCCAGTTGTAGTAGGCCATATGTCTTCATAAACGAGACGAACGAACACCCCCTTGGTAGGATTATTCAGGGAATAAACTTAACAAGGTAAGGAAGACTTTGCTAATTAACATGTGCTTCCCATCTGGATTTTCCAGTTATCTGATCAGGTCGTACATATACTTCCTACACTTTTTACAACCACGAATTTCATTGGTGCTCGATTTAGACTCGTTTAAAGACCAGCCAATGGCGAGGTTCTGGGATTTTCCAAAAACCCCCACGAAAGTCGACAGTTATCTGCGGTTTCTTCCTTTTTGATAGCAGACATAGAAGAGAAAGGGTAGCCACGTCCGCACCACTGAATAAAGGACATGGAAACTGCCCTGGTCAGTCAGATTTCATTGCGGGCCGTAAGTACACATATACGTAACGTTTTTTACGTACGCAAGCTTAGCTCATCTATCTCAAACTCGAGTCAAATACGCAAAATTTACGAATAACTGTGTTTTACTTAACATCTTTCAAAAGTAGATGTAACAAAGGCAGTGTTAGACATCAATGTGCTAAATATAAAAGCTAACACAGACAAGAGATTGCCTCGTTGAGAATGATTGACGGCATATGACTAGTCGTACTTAGTAAAACGACtcctaaacaacaacaacacattttaaCTCAAAGTAAATGTGATGATCTGTAGACGTTTATTCCAGTTTTTTACGAAGCTTATGGTTACAACAATAACTGGAGAGCTATGTGGAgggatgtatttttttttaaaataaagtgaTCAAAACAGCCGCAGATTGAAAAAAGAATGTATTTTTAAAGGTTTCATATGCCGTCATAAACCGAGTCTGCCCAGATGGAATTAAGTATCCACAAGACCTAGTCCCTTTGCATTTCATTTTGATGTCACTTTGTTTAGAAAATATACGACTATACAGCATATTGAACAATTGTGGACCCGTAACATCTCACAAATAGCCAATAACatcattgttttttcttcttctttttgttatcttttttactttttgtcttattttgctTAGGCCGTGGTGTTTGGAATGTGTAAGTTGCTACCTGCAGAaacaaactgacaagaacctgcatttcaccgattacgtgtgacaatttgcctcACACTGCCGATGCTGCTCCTTTCTATTTCTGTGTACTGCAGTCTTTTGCATTAAAAAATCAGTAGAGAAACTACTATGAAGGTaatgttattatattttataaatttctgCCCATAAAAATCCGCATGATAAAGGAGTAAATTTTTAAAGATTTCTCAAGAAGGGGAAATAACAATTTATGAAGAAAAATTGTCCTGAATTGTCCATGAAATTCATCAACAGCACAGGGTGTAAAACGAGGGCAGAGACGGCAGTGTGTTAGTTGGTAAATATtcccacgtaaccggtgaaacacggcctcagattacctcagttatggttttattctggctaaatgtttacaaagtagAAACATAGACGCCCCCTGACATCTACCATGACATAcctttttgcaaaaaaaaacaaaacaagaatttaacaaatattGTTATCCCTTTTGCATCGTTTTCAACAGATTGAGCGATGCCTAAGAAtagttgttgtttctgttttttttttgttttgttttttttttttacttaattctgtttaagtcaCGGTGCAAGAGATGTTTGAGTTGTTGCTTTTTAGGC includes the following:
- the LOC135479419 gene encoding variant surface antigen E-like → MRNENPELTEGWTSWDENPELTDCWTSWDENPWQLDFWTCWDENPELTDYRTSSDDNPELTKGVTSLNVNPRLTDCWSSWEENPGLTDCRTSSDDYPQLRDCWTSSDENPGQSDLPSDLTVGRIS